A single genomic interval of Oreochromis aureus strain Israel breed Guangdong linkage group 12, ZZ_aureus, whole genome shotgun sequence harbors:
- the htr1aa gene encoding 5-hydroxytryptamine (serotonin) receptor 1A a, with protein MDFITTSYNDSNATSVYPSGGDVVADWNGGENGTGSGSLPDLVLSYQIITSMLLGALILCSIFGNACVVAAIALERSLQNVANYLIGSLAVTDLMVSVLVLPMAALYQVLNKWTLGQEICDLFISLDVLCCTSSILHLCAIALDRYWAITDPIDYVNKRTPRRAAFLISVTWLIGFSISIPPMLGWRSAEDRADPDACMISQDPGYTIYSTFGAFYIPLILMLVLYGRIFRAARFRIRKTVKKAEKAKVSEKCLSVSPAIFHKKTNGEAGGKGWKRGDESKSSSPCVNGAVKHGDEGESLEIIEVISNSKTHLPLPNTPQSSSHGYENMNEKNSGAKRKIALARERKTVKTLGIIMGTFIFCWLPFFIVALVLPFCAESCYMPEWLGAVINWLGYSNSLLNPIIYAYFNKDFQNAFKKIIKCKFHRP; from the coding sequence ATGGATTTTATAACCACAAGCTACAACGACAGCAACGCGACCAGTGTTTACCCCAGTGGGGGGGACGTGGTTGCCGACTGGAACGGGGGTGAGAATGGCACGGGGTCCGGGTCTCTTCCAGATCTGGTGCTGAGTTACCAGATTATTACCTCAATGCTCCTGGGGGCCCTCATCCTCTGCTCCATATTTGGCAATGCGTGCGTCGTGGCAGCCATCGCCCTGGAGAGATCTCTCCAGAATGTGGCCAACTATCTGATCGGATCCCTGGCCGTGACAGACCTCATGGTTTCTGTGCTGGTCCTGCCAATGGCGGCCCTGTATCAGGTTTTAAACAAGTGGACTCTAGGGCAGGAGATCTGTGATTTATTCATCTCTCTGGATGTACTGTGTTGTACATCATCCATCCTGCATCTGTGCGCAATTGCTTTGGACAGGTACTGGGCCATAACGGACCCTATTGACTATGTAAATAAACGGACACCAAGGAGAGCTGCGTTCTTGATTAGCGTCACATGGCTAATTGGTTTCTCAATTTCTATTCCGCCTATGTTAGGCTGGAGAAGCGCCGAAGACAGGGCAGACCCCGACGCCTGCATGATCAGCCAGGACCCGGGCTACACCATCTACTCCACGTTTGGAGCTTTTTACATTCCTCTTATCCTCATGTTGGTTCTGTACGGACGAATATTCAGAGCTGCTCGGTTTCGGATTCGAAAGACAGTGAAGAaagcagagaaagcaaaagtgTCAGAAAAGTGCTTGAGTGTGTCTCCGGCCATCTTTCACAAGAAAACCAACGGAGAGGCCGGCGGCAAAGGCTGGAAGCGCGGGGATGAGTCTAAATCTAGCTCTCCGTGCGTAAATGGCGCGGTGAAGCATGGAGACGAGGGCGAATCATTGGAGATCATAGAAGTTATCAGCAACTCAAAGACGCACTTGCCTCTGCCCAACACTCCTCAGTCCTCCTCGCATGGCtatgaaaacatgaatgaaaagaACTCGGGGGCGAAGAGAAAGATCGCGCTGGCCAGGGAACGTAAAACGGTGAAAACACTCGGCATCATTATGGGAACTTTCATCTTCTGCTGGCTGCCCTTTTTCATCGTTGCACTAGTACTGCCTTTCTGTGCAGAGAGCTGCTACATGCCCGAGTGGCTGGGCGCAGTCATAAACTGGCTGGGTTATTCAAACTCTCTCCTCAACCCCATCATATATGCCTACTTCAACAAAGACTTCCAAAACGCTTTTAAGAAGATTATAAAATGCAAATTCCACAGACCATAA